One part of the Aspergillus luchuensis IFO 4308 DNA, chromosome 5, nearly complete sequence genome encodes these proteins:
- a CDS encoding uncharacterized protein (COG:S;~EggNog:ENOG410PNYT), producing the protein MATAEGPARAHDRNGRRHPFSSWMKRLASLKHSTDSSANRWSNKRHAMPKYKSRSSKNNPYPLSGTAHMVPDYNSDFNTSEASADSDRRSCSQSEPSLAYSGYEQQVPATSAKSTAPTISTNGDTAISDAAYSKAGTMATAGGGISSQGGGEGSTFSSPAPSVRSLTTTLTTVQSAAPSGQLYNTQNQHHGLAHTGSLHNPATQQVQFSHQFPPSPATAVPPHLAPHGHSVTYSTATANNILTDNASILTLASSSKRRRRNSLDTNASVRALAPSSVFGGSRESLPLSVLSGNVGESATSSSFNPPGVLNRPSLVGLASVERASVYSASGAAPLTGSGERGSFHKNATAGDGASVISAAQSHSRHDSNAASITGTGMGSPWSGPSSNQPLTGRISRRSSGWGEINGEESDEEKLAEGRAEEPEIKVEGVTDMKREFSGE; encoded by the exons ATGGCCACGGCTGAAGGGCCCGCCAGGGCGCATG ATCGCAATGGACGTCGCCATCCCTTTTCTAGCTGGATGAAGCGACTCGCCAGTCTCAAGCATTCTACCGATTCAAGTGCCAACCGCTGGTCCAACAAGCGTCATGCGATGCCCAAATACAAAAGCCGGAGTTCGAAGAACAACCCCTACCCGCTGTCGGGCACTGCCCACATGGTTCCCGACTACAATAGCGACTTCAACACTTCCGAGGCGAGCGCAGATTCTGATCGGAGGTCTTGTTCGCAGAGCGAACCCTCTCTCGCATACTCCGGGTACGAGCAGCAGGTCCCAGCCACCAGTGCGAAGTCCACCGCGCCAACCATCTCAACCAACGGCGACACGGCCATCTCCGATGCAGCATATTCCAAGGCAGGGACGATGGCTACAGCGGGTGGTGGTATCAGTTCGCAGGGGGGAGGCGAGGGGAGCACCTTCTCATCACCCGCGCCATCGGTGCGATCTCTGACCACAACTTTGACCACTGTGCAATCGGCAGCACCTTCCGGGCAGCTCTACAATACGCAAAACCAGCATCATGGTCTGGCCCATACCGGTTCCTTACACAATCCAGCGACGCAGCAAGTGCAATTTTCTCATCAGTTTCCCCCGTCGCCAGCCACGGCCGTGCCGCCCCACCTTGCCCCTCATGGTCACTCGGTCACCTATAGTACTGCGACAGCCAACAATATCTTGACCGACAACGCCTCCATTCTGACTCTCGCATCGTCATCAAAGAGACGCCGCAGAAACTCTTTGGACACAAATGCCTCTGTTCGCGCCCTGGCGCCGTCCTCCGTGTTCGGCGGCAGCCGTGAGAGTTTACCGTTGAGTGTGCTGAGTGGAAATGTCGGAGAGTCAGCgacctcctcttcattcAATCCGCCGGGTGTCCTCAACAGACCTAGCTTAGTGGGTCTTGCCAGTGTTGAGCGTGCCAGCGTCTACTCGGCGTCCGGGGCCGCGCCTCTCACAGGGAGCGGTGAGCGCGGCAGCTTTCACAAGAACGCCACTGCAGGAGACGGTGCGAGTGTCATCAGCGCGGCCCAATCGCACAGTCGCCACGACAGCAATGCAGCCAGCATCACTGGGACCGGTATGGGCAGTCCATGGTCCGGGCCGTCAAGCAACCAACCTTTGACGGGGCGAATCAGCCGTCGCAGCtcaggatggggagagattAACGGTGAAGAGAGcgatgaagagaagctcgCCGAAGGGAGAGCGGAGGAGCCCGAAATCAAAGTTGAGGGCGTGACAGACATGAAGAGAGAGTTTTCTGGTGAGTAG
- a CDS encoding uncharacterized protein (TransMembrane:1 (i12-37o)), with product MAGLLLHRHFPNFSLFFFFLPDSFVSSYHFFVVFSWIEVICFRPFPVTLPISVSPSATPPTLQIRFFGSRIFPCGCYLIGQPSIAVSLWTCITRYGERVVSVAIA from the coding sequence ATGGCCGGCCTCTTACTCCATCGCCATTTTCCCAATTTTtcgctcttctttttcttccttccggactcttttgtttcttcctACCATTTTTTCGTCGTTTTCTCGTGGATTGAAGTTATTTGCTTTCGCCCCTTCCCCGTCACCCTTCCCATCTCTGTCTCTCCCTCCGCTACCCCTCCGACCCTTCAGATCCGTTTCTTTGGTTCACGCATCTTCCCCTGCGGCTGTTATCTGATCGGCCAACCGTCTATCGCTGTATCCCTGTGGACTTGCATCACTCGTTACGGGGAACGTGTCGTGAGTGTGGCGATCGCATAA